Within Corynebacterium timonense, the genomic segment GCGAGATCTTCGCCGCTTACGACGTCGCCTTCTCGCTTGGCGACGGCCTGCGCCCCGGCTCCATCGCCGACGCCAACGACACCGCCCAGTTCGCGGAGCTGAAGACCATCGGCGAGCTGTGCAAGCGAGCCTGGGACTACGACGTCCAGGTTATGATCGAGGGGCCGGGCCACGTGCCGCTGAACAAGATCCAGATCAACAACGAGAAGGAAGAAGAGTGGTGCGGCGGCGCCCCCTTCTACACGCTCGGCCCGCTGGTGACCGACATCGCCCCCGGCTACGACCACATCACCTCCGCCATCGGCGCCGCCAACATCGCCGCCGGCGGCACCGCGATGCTGTGCTACGTCACCCCGAAGGAGCACCTCGGCCTGCCCAACAAGGACGACGTGAAGACGGGCGTGATCACGTACAAGCTCGCCGCGCACGCCGCGGACGTGGCCAAGGGCCACCCCAACGCGCACGCGTGGGACGACGCGATGAGCAAGGCCCGCTTCGAGTTCCGCTGGCACGACCAGTTCGCCCTGTCCCTCGACCCGGACACCGCGCAGGCCTACCACGACGAGACGATGCCCGCCGAGCCGGCGAAGACGGCGCACTTCTGCTCCATGTGCGGCCCGAAATTCTGCTCCATGCGCATCAGCCAGGACATCCGCGACGAGTTCGGCGACAAGATCGACGAGGCGCTCGCCGACGAGCAGGCCACCCTCATCGCCGACCTGGGCATGCCCACCCTGAGCCCGCGGATGGACCGGAAGGATGGCGAGGAGGAGATGGCCGCGCAGTTCCGCGACCACGGCTCGCAGGTCTACCTCGCCGAAGGCAAAAACGCGTAGGCGCTCGTACACTTGCCGTCATGGCTAAGGACACACACCCGGAAAACACCGCCGGCGGGCCGAGCGTCAAGGACGGCGAACTCTACGAGAAGCTGCGCGACGAGGGAAACTCGAAGTCGAAATCGGCGGCGATTGCCAACAAGGCCGCCGCCACCTCGCGCTCGGCGGTGGGGGAAAAGGGCGGCGAGTCCGGTTCCTACGAGGACTGGACGCGCGAGGAGCTCTACGAACGCGCCCAGGAGCTCGAGATCGAGGGGCGCTCCTCCATGACGAAAGACGAGCTGATCAAGGCGCTGCGCGATGGTCAATAGCGGCCTGGACCTGCGCTGCTACTTTGTCACCGGCGCAGGCCCCGAC encodes:
- a CDS encoding Rho termination factor N-terminal domain-containing protein, with translation MAKDTHPENTAGGPSVKDGELYEKLRDEGNSKSKSAAIANKAAATSRSAVGEKGGESGSYEDWTREELYERAQELEIEGRSSMTKDELIKALRDGQ